A single genomic interval of Hevea brasiliensis isolate MT/VB/25A 57/8 chromosome 4, ASM3005281v1, whole genome shotgun sequence harbors:
- the LOC110661355 gene encoding early nodulin-75 produces MSSPKCLLVLLLLGVAVILSTTPSSLADDRHEPPKRKGEKPPPKHKPPHGHFLSENVEDFHGPPNGKGEKPPPKHKPPHGHLLIEDEEDSFKHHKGKGEKFPPHHKPPHKPPTGYRRLLAAEEVVEEDHRGKGFKPPPKHKPPHGHLLAEEDIVEDLHKGKGKGEKPPPKHKPPHGHLLAEEEVVEDLYTGKGKGENPPPKHKPPHVHLLAEEEVVEDSHKGKGEKPPPKHKPPHGHLLVEEEIIEDSHKGKGEKFPPKHKPPHKPPHKRPPAN; encoded by the coding sequence ATGTCTTCTCCTAAATGCTTGCTGGTGTTGCTCCTGCTCGGAGTAGCAGTGATTCTCTCCACCACCCCTTCATCACTTGCTGATGACCGCCATGAACCTCCTAAACGTAAAGGTGAGAAACCACCCCCAAAACACAAGCCACCACATGGTCACTTTCTAAGTGAAAATGTAGAGGACTTTCATGGACCTCCAAACGGTAAGGGAGAGAAACCACCTCCTAAACACAAACCCCCGCATGGACACCTTTTAATTGAGGATGAAGAGGATTCTTTTAAACATCATAAGGGAAAGGGAGAAAAGTTTCCACCTCATCACAAACCACCACATAAGCCTCCAACGGGATATAGACGACTTTTGGCAGCTGAGGAGGTCGTAGAGGAGGACCATAGGGGTAAGGGATTTAAGCCACCACCAAAACATAAGCCACCGCACGGACATCTTTTGGCTGAGGAAGATATAGTCGAGGATTTACACAAGGGAAAGGGAAAGGGAGAGAAGCCACCACCAAAACACAAGCCACCTCACGGACAtcttttggctgaagaagaagtgGTCGAGGACTTGTACACGGGAAAGGGAAAGGGAGAGAATCCACCACCAAAACATAAGCCACCGCACGTACATCTTTTGGCTGAGGAAGAAGTAGTCGAGGACTCACACAAGGGAAAGGGCGAAAAGCCACCGCCAAAGCACAAGCCACCACACGGACATCTTTTAGTTGAGGAAGAAATAATCGAGGACTCACACAAGGGAAAGGGTGAAAAGTTTCCGCCAAAACACAAGCCGCCCCACAAGCCGCCCCACAAGCGTCCACCTGCCAACTGA